Proteins encoded within one genomic window of Gadus chalcogrammus isolate NIFS_2021 chromosome 6, NIFS_Gcha_1.0, whole genome shotgun sequence:
- the LOC130384291 gene encoding arrestin domain-containing protein 3-like: MPKDLTLTYDALNEERTFSEGDTLTGTVTMCLKKDTKVKSLFVKLKADANVRWNETIGNNAYYSPNAHRRYFKLKQFLIPENPKDTRISKGNHSYKFSINIPSGSLPSSFHGAHGRIVYRLEAKLSRSWRLDSNVKQEINFASKAISSLLMTRQVGQVDKDIGIFSKGSVHMEAFVESGVYAPGQTVAVIVKVKNTSSKDMTPKFSLNQYVTYRAQGFIEFDCHEICKLVGEVIEKKSEKTVTCALKIPPDTIPSIQNCEILSVEYNFKVYLDISFATDPEIKFPLVIAPSSFMLNPGPGGMNQPYPPVAYGGPSNSDFPPPAACFQPAPHQQA, translated from the exons ATGCCTAAGGATTTAACGTTGACTTACGATGCACTAAACGAGGAAAGGACGTTTTCCGAGGGAGACACTTTAACGGGCACAGTGACGATGTGTTTGAAAAAAGATACGAAAGTTAAATCCCTTTTCGTCAAACTTAAAGCCGACGCAAATGTGCGTTGGAACGAAACGATTGGTAATAATGCCTATTACAGTCCTAATGCACACAGGAGGTACTTCAAACTTAAACAATTTTTGATTCCTGAAAACCCTAAAG ACACTCGAATCTCCAAGGGAAATCACTCGTATAAATTCAGCATCAACATTCCATCCGG GAGTTTGCCCTCATCCTTCCACGGGGCTCATGGTAGGATCGTCTACAGACTGGAAGCCAAGCTTTCAAGGAGCTGGAGGTTGGACAGCAATGTAAAACAGGAGATCAATTTTGCATCGAAGGCCATTTCAAGCCTCCTGATG ACCCGCCAGGTTGGCCAAGTGGATAAAGACATAGGAATCTTCTCAAAAGGATCCGTACACATGGAGGCGTTTGTGGAGAGCGGAGTCTACGCCCCGG GTCAAACTGTGGCAGTTATTgttaaagtcaaaaacacatcctCAAAAGACATGACCCCCAAGTTCTCTTTGAATCAGTATGTTACGTACCGTGCGCAAGGCTTTATAGAGTTCGATTGTCATGAAATCTGTAAGTTAGTTGGGGAGGTTATTGAGAAGAAAAGTGAAAAAACAGTCACTTGTGCATTGAAGATCCCTCCTGACACGATCCCATCCATCCAGAACTGTGAAATCCTTTCAGTTGAATACAATTTTAAG GTGTACTTGGACATCAGCTTTGCCACAGACCCAGAGATCAAGTTTCCACTGGTCATTGCCCCTTCCAGCTTCATGTTAAACCCAGGGCCCGGGGGAATGAACCAGCCGTACCCCCCTGTAGCATACGGGGGCCCAAGCAACAGCGActtccctccccccgccgcctGCTTTCAGCCAGCTCCGCATCAACAGGCCTAG
- the LOC130384293 gene encoding arrestin domain-containing protein 3-like, producing MPDLTLTYDALNEERTFSEGDTLTGTVTMCLKKDTKVKSLFVKLKADANVRWSQEIGENQFIHTAHRRYFKLKQFLIPENTKDTRISKGNHSYKFSINIPSGSLPSSFHGAHGSIVYRLEAKLSRSWRLDSNVKQEINFASKAISSLLMTRQVGQVDKDIGIFSKRSVHMEVFVESGVYAPGQTVAVIVKVKNTSSKDMTPKFSLNQYVKYCAQGFINFDCYEICKLVGEVIEKKSEKTVTCALKIPPDTILSIQNCEILSVEYNFKVYLDISFATDPEINFPLVIAPSSFMLNPGPGGMNQPYPPAAYGGPSNSDFPPPAACSQPAPHQQA from the exons ATGCCTGATTTAACGTTGACTTACGATGCACTAAACGAGGAAAGGACGTTTTCCGAGGGAGACACTTTAACGGGCACAGTGACGATGTGTTTGAAAAAAGATACGAAAGTTAAATCCCTTTTCGTCAAACTTAAAGCCGACGCAAATGTGCGTTGGAGCCAAGAGATTGGTGAAAACCAATTCATTCATACTGCACACAGGAGGTACTTCAAACTTAAACAATTTTTGATTCCTGAAAACACTAAAG ACACTCGAATCTCCAAGGGAAATCACTCGTATAAATTCAGCATCAACATTCCATCCGG GAGTTTGCCCTCATCCTTCCACGGGGCTCATGGTAGCATCGTCTACAGACTGGAAGCCAAGCTTTCAAGGAGCTGGAGGTTGGACAGCAATGTAAAACAGGAGATCAACTTTGCATCGAAGGCCATTTCAAGCCTCCTGATG ACCCGCCAGGTTGGCCAAGTGGATAAAGACATAGGAATCTTCTCCAAAAGATCCGTACACATGGAGGTGTTTGTGGAGAGCGGAGTCTACGCCCCGG GTCAAACTGTGGCAGTTATTgttaaagtcaaaaacacatcctCAAAAGACATGACCCCCAAGTTCTCTTTGAATCAGTATGTTAAGTACTGTGCGCAAGGCTTTATAAATTTCGATTGTTATGAAATCTGTAAGTTAGTTGGGGAGGTTATTGAGAAGAAAAGTGAAAAAACAGTCACTTGTGCATTGAAGATCCCTCCTGACACGATCCTATCCATCCAGAACTGTGAAATCCTTTCAGTTGAATACAATTTTAAG GTGTACTTGGACATCAGCTTTGCCACAGACCCAGAGATCAATTTTCCACTGGTCATTGCCCCTTCCAGCTTCATGTTAAACCCAGGGCCCGGGGGAATGAACCAGCCGTACCCCCCTGCAGCATACGGGGGCCCAAGCAACAGCGActtccctccccccgccgcctGCTCTCAGCCAGCTCCGCATCAGCAGGCCTAG
- the si:dkey-245n4.2 gene encoding uncharacterized protein si:dkey-245n4.2 isoform X1, with amino-acid sequence MGTSLVLLWVLAALICNEASSFMIRNKLLGKCLQAQVGRPQGRVSTVDCSPTNPLQEWHWQTGSAALVNGHTGQCVTAPAEQYEGVHLQPCADRTEGDGGRNGRRKQAWSCSKRGHLTLQGRGVHLIATKDSALVFLSKEQKQHGNRWLTLDNQTLCREMDDSQRHFQNQGDPLHLVVSPSVISSTKPQPIGDVLGFDDYQKDQVSEPVPLFISTKAPGNPTMVFFTMDYGLSWKITMLVLSSVALVLGTVILILNVYSNRRRKKVVCVLKSFSPREEVSIPGSPVQSERAPLTSHAACLPHTSPSLRGEILIEWKDGTVTPL; translated from the exons ATGGGCACAAGTCTCGTCCTGCTCTGGGTTCTTGCTGCGCTCATCTGCAATG AGGCTTCCAGCTTCATGATCCGGAACAAGCTGCTGGGGAAATGTCTGCAGGCCCAGGTAGGACGACCCCAGGGCAGGGTGTCCACAGTGGACTGTAGTCCCACCAACCCCCTGCAAGAGTGGCACTGGCAGACTGGGAGTGCGGCCCTGGTGAACGGCCACACGGGGCAGTGTGTGACCGCCCCCGCGGAGCAATACGAGGGAGTCCATCTCCAACCCTGCGCTGACAGGacagagggggacggggggaggaaCGGACGTCGTAAACAAGCATGGTCCTGCTCCAAAAGAGGCCACCTGACACTGCAAGGCAGGGGTGTTCACCTCATCGCCACCAAAGACTCCGCTCTGGTATTTCTGTCCAAGGAGCAGAAGCAG CATGGAAACAGGTGGCTGACACTTGACAACCAGACGTTGTGCAGGGAGATGGACGACAGCCAACGCCACTTTCAGAATCAGGGGGATCCATTGCATCTTGTGGTCTCTCCAAGTGTCATTTCCAGTACAAAGCCTCAACCga TTGGAGATGTATTGGGCTTTGATGATTATCAAAAGGACCAAGTGTCTGAACCAGTCCCTTTGTTCATAAGCACAAAAGCACCCGGGAATCCCACCATGGTGTTCTTCACCATGGACTATG GACTGAGCTGGAAGATAACTATGTTGGTCCTCAGCTCTGTGGCTTTAGTGCTGGGGACTGTGATTCTAATCCTCAATGTGTACTCCAACAG gaggaggaagaaggtggtgtgtgtgctgaagTCCTTCTCTCCGAGGGAAGAGGTGAGCATTCCTGGGTCTCCGGTGCAGAGTGAAAGGGCCCCACTCACCAGCCACGCCGCGTGCCTCCCGCACACCTCACCCTCTCTACGAGGAGAGATCCTGATTGAGTGGAAAGATGGCACTGTTACTCCTCTTTAA
- the si:dkey-245n4.2 gene encoding uncharacterized protein si:dkey-245n4.2 isoform X2, whose product MIRNKLLGKCLQAQVGRPQGRVSTVDCSPTNPLQEWHWQTGSAALVNGHTGQCVTAPAEQYEGVHLQPCADRTEGDGGRNGRRKQAWSCSKRGHLTLQGRGVHLIATKDSALVFLSKEQKQHGNRWLTLDNQTLCREMDDSQRHFQNQGDPLHLVVSPSVISSTKPQPIGDVLGFDDYQKDQVSEPVPLFISTKAPGNPTMVFFTMDYGLSWKITMLVLSSVALVLGTVILILNVYSNRRRKKVVCVLKSFSPREEVSIPGSPVQSERAPLTSHAACLPHTSPSLRGEILIEWKDGTVTPL is encoded by the exons ATGATCCGGAACAAGCTGCTGGGGAAATGTCTGCAGGCCCAGGTAGGACGACCCCAGGGCAGGGTGTCCACAGTGGACTGTAGTCCCACCAACCCCCTGCAAGAGTGGCACTGGCAGACTGGGAGTGCGGCCCTGGTGAACGGCCACACGGGGCAGTGTGTGACCGCCCCCGCGGAGCAATACGAGGGAGTCCATCTCCAACCCTGCGCTGACAGGacagagggggacggggggaggaaCGGACGTCGTAAACAAGCATGGTCCTGCTCCAAAAGAGGCCACCTGACACTGCAAGGCAGGGGTGTTCACCTCATCGCCACCAAAGACTCCGCTCTGGTATTTCTGTCCAAGGAGCAGAAGCAG CATGGAAACAGGTGGCTGACACTTGACAACCAGACGTTGTGCAGGGAGATGGACGACAGCCAACGCCACTTTCAGAATCAGGGGGATCCATTGCATCTTGTGGTCTCTCCAAGTGTCATTTCCAGTACAAAGCCTCAACCga TTGGAGATGTATTGGGCTTTGATGATTATCAAAAGGACCAAGTGTCTGAACCAGTCCCTTTGTTCATAAGCACAAAAGCACCCGGGAATCCCACCATGGTGTTCTTCACCATGGACTATG GACTGAGCTGGAAGATAACTATGTTGGTCCTCAGCTCTGTGGCTTTAGTGCTGGGGACTGTGATTCTAATCCTCAATGTGTACTCCAACAG gaggaggaagaaggtggtgtgtgtgctgaagTCCTTCTCTCCGAGGGAAGAGGTGAGCATTCCTGGGTCTCCGGTGCAGAGTGAAAGGGCCCCACTCACCAGCCACGCCGCGTGCCTCCCGCACACCTCACCCTCTCTACGAGGAGAGATCCTGATTGAGTGGAAAGATGGCACTGTTACTCCTCTTTAA